A single Tenacibaculum sp. Bg11-29 DNA region contains:
- a CDS encoding sodium:proton antiporter, translating to MDAYLIATILILLSGLFGYINVRFLKLPNTIGLMILTILFTLGILLLSNYDPTLLNLEKSIISKIDFKKLLLDEMLSFLLFAGALHTNFDQLKIQRWPILLFSTLGVLTSTFLVGIAMFFVLQLINLEVSFIHCLLFGALISPTDPIAVLGILKKAGVPKKLETKIVGESLFNDGVGVVIFLTIFKIAESGTANVSVTDVLTLFGQEVIGGIGIGVVLGWITYRLLKSIDDFDIEVIITLATVMGGTVLCHKFHLSAPLAMVTAGLIVGNDTVREHAMSTTTEKYVDKFWELIDILLNAILFVLIGMEMLVLVIEGKFVLAGLLAIPICLICRYASLFLPVKIFEKKLDFVKNTNVIMTWGGLRGGISIALALGLSTSMERDLFLVITYIVVVFSIIAQGLTVDKLVKRLKE from the coding sequence ATGGATGCTTATTTAATTGCTACAATACTAATCTTATTATCTGGCCTATTCGGGTATATCAATGTTCGGTTTTTAAAGCTTCCCAACACCATTGGTTTAATGATTTTAACCATTTTATTTACGTTAGGTATTCTTTTACTAAGTAATTATGATCCTACATTATTAAATTTAGAAAAATCAATCATATCAAAAATAGATTTCAAAAAGCTATTATTAGATGAAATGTTAAGCTTCTTGTTATTTGCAGGTGCTTTACACACAAATTTCGATCAACTTAAAATACAACGTTGGCCAATACTTTTATTTTCAACTTTAGGCGTATTAACATCTACGTTTTTAGTAGGTATCGCAATGTTTTTTGTATTACAATTAATAAACTTAGAGGTAAGTTTTATACATTGTTTATTATTCGGAGCACTTATTTCTCCTACAGACCCAATAGCCGTTTTAGGAATTTTAAAAAAGGCAGGTGTTCCTAAAAAATTAGAAACAAAAATTGTTGGAGAATCATTGTTTAATGATGGCGTAGGTGTAGTAATTTTCTTAACTATTTTTAAAATTGCGGAATCTGGAACAGCAAATGTAAGTGTAACAGATGTTTTAACACTTTTTGGTCAAGAAGTAATTGGAGGTATTGGTATTGGAGTTGTTTTAGGTTGGATTACCTATCGATTATTAAAATCTATAGATGATTTTGATATTGAAGTTATCATCACCTTAGCAACTGTAATGGGAGGTACAGTACTTTGCCATAAATTTCATTTATCAGCACCTTTAGCAATGGTAACAGCTGGTTTAATTGTAGGGAATGATACTGTTAGAGAACATGCAATGTCTACAACTACAGAGAAATATGTAGATAAGTTTTGGGAATTAATAGATATACTTTTAAACGCCATTTTATTTGTGTTAATCGGTATGGAAATGTTAGTATTAGTAATTGAAGGAAAGTTTGTTTTAGCAGGTTTATTAGCAATACCTATTTGTTTAATATGTCGTTATGCTTCTTTGTTTTTACCTGTCAAGATTTTTGAAAAGAAATTAGATTTTGTTAAAAACACCAATGTAATTATGACTTGGGGTGGTTTACGAGGCGGAATATCTATTGCTTTAGCTTTAGGATTATCAACAAGTATGGAAAGAGATTTGTTTTTAGTTATTACTTATATAGTCGTTGTTTTTTCTATAATAGCACAAGGATTAACGGTAGATAAATTAGTAAAGAGACTAAAAGAATAA
- the fahA gene encoding fumarylacetoacetase — MKITANNPNRKSWLNVNKDSDFPIQNIPFGVFITKDDIITIGTRIGDFAIDLGALHQLGYFKEIPLTDDIFLQDTLNDFIADGRKTWRLVRNRIADIFDVTNGELRDNIAHKDSVIFRMEDVEMQLPVSVGDYTDFYASKEHATNVGSLFRDPENALFPNWLRIPIGYHGRSSSIVPSGTPIRRPIGQQRPSEGETTPNFGPSKLLDFELEMAFITTVANDLGDRIPIKDADEYIFGLVLFNDWSARDIQAWEYVPLGPFLGKNFASTISPWIVTLDALEPFRVDNPKQMYEPLPYLQREGKDSFDINLQMAIQPENKEETVVCNSNFKYMYWTMAQQLAHHTVNGCPINAGDMMGSGTISGPTKDSFGSMLELTWKGQNPLKMNDGSERKFINDHDTVIMRGYSQNDEVRIGFGECTGKILPAKE, encoded by the coding sequence ATGAAAATAACGGCAAATAATCCTAATAGAAAATCTTGGTTAAACGTTAATAAAGACTCTGATTTTCCTATTCAAAATATTCCTTTTGGAGTATTTATAACAAAAGATGATATCATAACAATTGGTACTAGAATTGGTGATTTTGCTATCGATTTAGGTGCTTTACATCAACTAGGCTACTTTAAAGAAATCCCTTTAACAGATGATATATTTTTACAAGACACATTAAATGATTTTATTGCTGACGGACGCAAAACATGGCGTTTAGTACGTAATCGAATTGCTGATATTTTTGATGTAACTAACGGAGAACTTAGAGATAATATAGCACATAAAGATAGTGTGATTTTTAGAATGGAAGATGTTGAAATGCAGCTACCTGTTTCTGTTGGAGATTACACTGATTTTTACGCAAGTAAAGAACATGCTACTAATGTAGGTTCATTATTTCGTGATCCAGAAAATGCATTATTTCCAAACTGGTTACGTATACCAATAGGTTACCATGGAAGAAGCTCTTCTATTGTGCCTTCAGGTACTCCTATTCGTCGCCCTATTGGTCAACAACGTCCTAGCGAAGGAGAAACAACTCCTAATTTTGGCCCTTCAAAATTATTAGATTTTGAACTAGAAATGGCTTTTATAACTACTGTTGCCAATGATTTAGGAGATAGAATCCCTATTAAAGACGCTGATGAATATATCTTTGGATTGGTTTTATTTAATGACTGGTCAGCTAGAGATATTCAAGCATGGGAATATGTACCATTAGGTCCTTTCTTAGGAAAAAACTTTGCTTCAACAATTTCTCCTTGGATTGTTACTTTAGATGCTTTAGAGCCTTTTAGAGTTGACAACCCTAAACAAATGTATGAGCCTTTACCTTATTTACAGAGAGAAGGAAAAGATAGTTTTGATATTAATTTGCAAATGGCAATTCAGCCAGAAAATAAAGAAGAAACGGTTGTTTGTAATTCTAATTTCAAGTACATGTACTGGACAATGGCACAGCAATTAGCGCATCATACTGTAAACGGTTGCCCTATAAACGCAGGAGATATGATGGGATCTGGAACAATTTCTGGTCCTACAAAAGATAGTTTCGGGTCTATGTTAGAATTAACATGGAAAGGTCAAAATCCATTAAAAATGAATGATGGGTCTGAACGTAAATTTATCAACGATCACGATACTGTTATTATGCGTGGATATTCTCAAAACGATGAAGTACGTATCGGTTTTGGAGAATGTACCGGTAAAATATTACCCGCTAAAGAATAA
- a CDS encoding MBL fold metallo-hydrolase, with the protein MRVNNRVRVNILTLLILTSLSLSGQKITSKNIINKLKKKYKFTTNLKKFAVTYKYTGFNPYQSHDYKHPEDKINRFGIYTIEVDKDKKEYFTHDKNQFPGNFVFEFKHFKHKEKAISYDVNGVIRGKTLRELKNNAYEKQSVRAGNVLSFEQVSILLSNHNIGKPLRIAISDKTVVITHTNHKEITNKYTFEIPSLRLKILESTEDNSIVKYKDYTSKDTIEYAEKLDVYKKNKLSALIVVKNLKVITGIATSKFMIPKEYVLPKKNVVSESKITKIANNLYIINAFNNSRFILLKVIENNIMVFGAPRSDKSSEKIMTLIEKKFPMKTIQSVFVSHPHSDHIGGLNAYAKKGITVLADDYTIDAIKNFPAFSKSINTFKFKTLTNKININGVRFYVLKNKHSFKQSFVYFKGAQIIYEGDFLEIPADNSIATHLSNVEKQFIEFVRKEKLKIKRIVQHHRNPNVSLTTMNAYYKANTK; encoded by the coding sequence ATGAGAGTAAACAATCGAGTGCGTGTAAATATTCTTACACTATTAATTTTAACTTCTTTATCATTATCTGGTCAGAAAATTACTTCTAAAAACATTATAAATAAGCTAAAAAAGAAATACAAATTTACTACTAATCTTAAAAAATTTGCTGTTACATATAAATATACCGGATTTAACCCTTATCAAAGTCATGACTATAAACACCCTGAAGATAAAATAAATCGATTTGGTATTTATACAATAGAAGTAGATAAAGATAAAAAAGAATACTTTACTCATGATAAAAATCAATTCCCTGGGAATTTCGTTTTTGAATTCAAACATTTTAAACATAAAGAAAAAGCTATATCATACGATGTTAATGGTGTAATTAGAGGAAAGACACTTAGGGAATTAAAAAATAATGCTTATGAAAAACAAAGTGTAAGAGCTGGAAATGTTTTAAGCTTTGAGCAAGTATCCATTTTATTATCAAACCATAATATAGGAAAACCACTAAGAATTGCAATAAGTGATAAAACTGTAGTAATTACGCATACAAATCATAAAGAAATTACAAATAAATACACTTTTGAAATACCTTCATTGAGACTTAAGATATTAGAAAGTACAGAAGATAATTCAATAGTTAAATATAAAGATTATACTTCAAAAGATACTATTGAATATGCTGAAAAACTAGATGTTTATAAAAAAAATAAATTAAGTGCTTTAATTGTGGTTAAGAACCTTAAAGTCATAACAGGAATTGCTACTTCAAAATTTATGATTCCAAAAGAATATGTTTTACCAAAGAAAAATGTCGTTTCAGAAAGTAAAATCACTAAAATAGCAAATAACCTTTATATTATTAATGCTTTTAATAATAGTAGGTTCATTCTTTTAAAAGTAATAGAGAATAATATTATGGTTTTTGGAGCTCCTAGATCTGATAAGTCCTCTGAAAAAATTATGACCTTAATTGAAAAAAAGTTCCCAATGAAAACAATTCAATCTGTATTTGTTTCTCATCCTCATAGCGATCATATAGGTGGCTTAAATGCGTACGCTAAAAAAGGAATAACAGTACTTGCAGATGACTATACTATTGATGCAATTAAAAATTTCCCTGCATTCAGTAAATCAATTAATACCTTTAAATTTAAAACACTTACAAATAAAATAAATATTAATGGAGTTCGATTTTACGTTTTAAAAAATAAGCATAGTTTTAAACAGAGTTTTGTCTACTTTAAAGGCGCACAAATAATTTACGAAGGTGACTTTTTAGAAATTCCAGCTGACAACTCTATTGCTACACATTTATCTAATGTAGAAAAACAATTTATAGAATTTGTTCGTAAAGAAAAATTGAAAATTAAAAGAATTGTACAACATCATCGCAACCCTAATGTTTCTTTAACAACTATGAATGCATATTATAAAGCAAATACAAAATAA
- the glyA gene encoding serine hydroxymethyltransferase: MQKDHQIFDLIQEEKERQLNGLELIASENFVSEQVMQAQGSILTNKYAEGYPGKRYYGGCEVVDIVEQIAIDRAKELFGAEYVNVQPHSGSQANTAVFAACLNPGDTILGFDLSHGGHLTHGSPVNFSGKLYNPVFYGVDKATGKIDYNHLEQQAKEHKPKLIIAGASAYSRDMDFEKFREIADSVGAILMADISHPAGLIAKGILSDPLPHCHIVTTTTHKTLRGPRGGIIMIGKDFENPFGLKLKSGKLKKMSTLINSAVFPGNQGGPLEHVIAAKAVAFGEALTDEFLEYQLQVKENAQAMAKAFVAKGYNIISGGTDNHCMLIDLRNKDITGKDAEIALGKADITVNKNMVPFDTQSPFVTSGIRIGTPAITTRGLNEDDMQQVVDFIDEAILNHDNDEALSEIGDSVEEMMSARRLFVM; this comes from the coding sequence ATGCAAAAAGATCATCAAATATTTGATTTAATTCAAGAAGAAAAAGAACGTCAGCTAAATGGTTTAGAACTGATTGCTTCAGAAAACTTTGTAAGCGAGCAAGTAATGCAAGCACAGGGTTCTATTTTAACTAATAAATATGCAGAAGGATATCCAGGTAAGCGCTATTATGGTGGATGTGAAGTAGTAGATATTGTAGAGCAGATTGCTATTGATAGAGCTAAAGAATTGTTTGGAGCAGAATATGTAAATGTTCAGCCACATTCTGGTTCACAAGCAAACACAGCTGTTTTTGCAGCTTGTTTAAACCCAGGAGATACAATTTTAGGTTTTGATTTATCACATGGTGGGCACTTAACTCACGGATCTCCAGTAAACTTTTCAGGTAAATTATACAATCCTGTTTTTTATGGAGTAGATAAAGCTACAGGTAAAATTGATTATAATCATTTAGAGCAACAAGCTAAAGAGCATAAACCAAAATTAATTATTGCAGGAGCTTCGGCATATTCTCGTGATATGGATTTTGAAAAATTTAGAGAGATTGCAGACAGCGTTGGAGCAATTTTAATGGCAGATATTTCGCATCCAGCAGGTTTAATAGCAAAAGGTATTTTATCTGATCCATTACCTCATTGTCATATTGTAACTACAACTACGCATAAAACGTTACGTGGTCCTCGTGGAGGAATTATTATGATAGGTAAAGATTTTGAAAACCCTTTTGGTTTAAAATTAAAATCAGGAAAATTAAAGAAAATGTCAACATTGATTAATTCTGCAGTTTTTCCAGGAAATCAAGGTGGACCATTAGAGCATGTTATTGCGGCAAAAGCAGTTGCTTTTGGTGAAGCTTTAACAGATGAGTTTTTGGAATACCAATTACAAGTAAAAGAAAATGCACAAGCAATGGCAAAAGCTTTTGTTGCTAAAGGATATAATATTATCTCTGGAGGAACAGACAACCATTGTATGTTAATTGATTTACGTAATAAAGATATTACAGGTAAAGATGCTGAAATAGCATTAGGAAAAGCAGATATTACTGTAAACAAAAATATGGTTCCTTTCGATACTCAAAGTCCGTTTGTAACTTCAGGTATTCGTATAGGTACACCCGCAATAACCACTCGTGGTTTGAATGAAGACGATATGCAACAAGTTGTTGATTTTATTGATGAAGCAATCCTTAATCATGATAATGATGAAGCATTATCAGAAATTGGAGATAGCGTAGAAGAAATGATGAGCGCAAGAAGATTATTCGTAATGTAA
- the ytxJ gene encoding bacillithiol system redox-active protein YtxJ, translating into MGILNSIFGKKQEKQEKQESFINWIPLTSLEQLKQIKNLSKKEPVAIFKHSTRCGISSMVIKRFVSNFDETLKDFKVYYLDLLSYRELSNEIGYEFQILHQSPQLLVIKKGEVVAHASHYNIAQIDLRKF; encoded by the coding sequence ATGGGAATACTTAATTCAATCTTTGGAAAAAAACAAGAAAAACAAGAAAAACAGGAATCTTTTATTAATTGGATTCCGTTAACATCATTAGAACAGCTCAAACAAATTAAAAATTTATCAAAAAAAGAACCTGTCGCAATTTTTAAACATTCTACAAGATGTGGTATCAGTAGTATGGTAATTAAACGCTTTGTAAGTAATTTTGATGAAACTTTAAAAGATTTTAAGGTGTATTATCTTGATTTACTTTCATACAGAGAGTTATCTAATGAAATAGGATACGAGTTTCAAATACTACATCAATCTCCTCAGTTATTGGTAATTAAAAAAGGGGAAGTTGTTGCGCACGCATCTCATTATAATATTGCTCAAATTGATTTAAGAAAATTCTAA
- a CDS encoding LytTR family DNA-binding domain-containing protein, with product MQKEIQYSILRNPLYVLGCYAILLLPKFINSCSNKTVVSSFWNNIPSCSKEFVFVKFLGNSIWSIVLLIVVFESFKIASKYLKISFFPVKVKEWLQFESKLIASSFVAFFCYLFLAYSFSIFNKSIEDIDVLNIFYKAMLVAFVGVHGVLLISYLKYKKNPLNQKIAVKSSIGNIPILVNKIIWFEKIDRNYFVNSKNAVFKIDYNLAELDKMLSKKYFFRINRAVIVNIPTVKNITHWENEKYIVELTNKKDFVVTRKRVVELRILIENLQKNK from the coding sequence ATGCAAAAAGAAATTCAATATTCAATTTTAAGAAATCCTCTATACGTTTTGGGATGTTATGCTATTTTATTGCTTCCAAAATTTATTAACTCTTGTAGTAATAAAACAGTAGTTTCTTCTTTTTGGAATAATATTCCATCATGTAGCAAAGAATTTGTTTTTGTTAAATTTTTAGGAAATTCTATTTGGTCTATAGTATTATTAATAGTTGTTTTCGAATCATTTAAAATAGCTAGTAAATATTTAAAAATTAGTTTTTTTCCTGTAAAAGTAAAAGAATGGTTACAGTTCGAATCAAAATTAATAGCTTCGTCTTTCGTTGCTTTTTTTTGTTATTTATTTTTAGCGTATTCATTTTCTATATTTAATAAATCTATAGAAGATATAGATGTTTTAAATATCTTTTACAAAGCAATGCTTGTTGCTTTTGTAGGTGTTCATGGAGTTTTATTGATAAGTTATTTAAAGTATAAAAAAAATCCTTTAAATCAGAAAATAGCAGTAAAAAGTTCAATAGGAAATATTCCTATTTTAGTGAATAAAATTATTTGGTTTGAAAAAATTGACAGAAATTATTTTGTAAATTCTAAAAATGCTGTATTTAAAATTGATTATAACTTAGCTGAATTGGATAAAATGTTAAGTAAAAAATATTTTTTTAGAATCAATAGAGCAGTTATAGTTAATATACCTACGGTTAAAAATATTACTCACTGGGAAAATGAAAAGTACATCGTAGAGTTAACAAATAAAAAAGATTTTGTTGTTACGCGTAAGCGGGTAGTTGAACTAAGGATTCTAATTGAAAACTTACAAAAAAATAAGTGA
- a CDS encoding DEAD/DEAH box helicase: MSNETTTSQETKGKNLYGYQKDALFKIFKSFENAPENYHLLYQLPTGGGKTVIFSEITRQFIKHYQKKVLIMTHRIELCKQTAKMLGEFGVDNKIIDSKATLDDQDKYDCFVAMVETLNNRLNDGMLDISDVGLVIVDEAHYNSFTKLFKFFDKSFVLGVTATPLSSNIKLPMKDNYDDLIAGESIGTLIESEYLAKANVFSYNVGLTSLEIGANGDYTVKSSEDLYTNTDMLSKLLQAYEERAKGTKTLIFNNGINTSLHVYDTFKKAGYPIAHLDNTNTKKERDFILKWFHTTPNAIITSVSILTTGFDEPSVKSIILNRATKSLTLYYQMIGRGSRIFKGKNEFNVIDLGNNFHRFGPWGADLDWHKMFRAPNFYLDNLLSDEEIENDFRYELPADVKEEFANSSDLYFDVKKIYIEVIQAGLSSKKVLEKSIDHHAKICIENSEDVFDALILAKKLGGEIDDRIHRYSKCICKSTHNFIDWLQDDYRKKLNSHLRNNFDEIYEDIFGHPPPEEEEEED, encoded by the coding sequence TTGAGTAACGAAACCACGACTTCACAAGAAACTAAAGGAAAAAATTTATACGGTTATCAGAAAGATGCATTGTTTAAAATTTTTAAAAGTTTTGAAAATGCCCCTGAAAATTATCATTTACTATATCAATTACCAACAGGAGGAGGTAAAACTGTAATTTTCTCTGAAATTACCCGTCAATTTATAAAGCATTATCAAAAAAAGGTATTGATAATGACCCACCGAATTGAATTATGTAAGCAAACTGCAAAGATGCTTGGTGAATTTGGTGTAGATAATAAAATTATTGATAGTAAGGCTACTTTAGATGATCAAGATAAATATGATTGTTTTGTAGCCATGGTTGAAACACTAAACAATCGTTTAAACGACGGTATGTTAGATATCTCTGATGTAGGTTTAGTTATTGTTGATGAGGCACATTATAATTCGTTTACCAAATTATTTAAGTTTTTTGATAAGTCGTTTGTTCTTGGGGTAACAGCAACTCCTTTAAGTTCGAATATTAAATTACCAATGAAAGACAATTATGACGACTTAATTGCAGGTGAAAGTATTGGAACTTTAATTGAAAGCGAATATTTAGCAAAAGCAAACGTGTTTTCTTATAATGTAGGTTTAACTTCCTTAGAGATTGGAGCAAACGGAGATTATACTGTTAAATCTTCGGAAGATTTATACACGAACACTGATATGTTATCTAAGCTTTTACAAGCTTATGAAGAACGCGCTAAAGGAACAAAAACCCTGATTTTTAATAACGGTATTAATACATCACTTCATGTATATGATACTTTTAAGAAAGCTGGATATCCTATTGCTCATTTAGATAACACAAATACAAAAAAAGAGCGTGATTTTATTTTAAAATGGTTTCATACAACGCCTAACGCTATTATTACATCAGTAAGTATACTAACAACTGGTTTTGATGAGCCTTCGGTAAAATCAATCATTTTAAATAGAGCTACAAAATCTCTAACGTTGTATTACCAGATGATTGGTAGAGGGTCGCGTATATTTAAGGGGAAAAATGAATTTAATGTAATTGATTTAGGAAATAATTTTCATCGTTTTGGACCATGGGGTGCTGATTTAGATTGGCATAAAATGTTTAGAGCACCTAACTTTTACTTAGATAATTTATTATCTGATGAAGAAATCGAAAATGATTTTAGATATGAGTTACCAGCTGATGTTAAAGAAGAATTTGCAAATTCTTCTGATTTATATTTCGACGTAAAAAAGATATATATAGAGGTTATTCAAGCAGGGTTATCATCAAAAAAAGTATTAGAAAAATCAATAGATCATCACGCTAAGATTTGTATAGAAAATAGTGAAGATGTTTTTGATGCCTTAATTTTAGCAAAGAAATTAGGCGGAGAAATTGATGATAGAATTCATAGGTACTCAAAATGTATTTGTAAGAGTACTCACAATTTTATTGATTGGTTACAAGATGACTACCGTAAGAAATTAAATTCTCATTTGCGTAACAATTTTGATGAGATATATGAAGATATATTTGGGCACCCACCACCTGAAGAAGAGGAGGAGGAAGATTAA
- the clpB gene encoding ATP-dependent chaperone ClpB, whose product MNFNNYTTKSQETIQQAQQLAQSYGNQQIENEHIFKALLIIDENVLPFTLKKLNININVVQQILDKQLEGFPKVSGAELMLSREANKTLTEAAIIAKKMNDEYVSIEHLIIAIFKSKSQIAQVLKDQGVTEKSLKATIEELRKGERVTSQNAEETYNSLNKYANNLNKLAQDGKLDPVIGRDEEIRRLLQILSRRTKNNPILVGEPGTGKTAIAEGLAHRIIRGDVPENLKDKIIFSLDMGALIAGAKFKGEFEERLKSVVKEVTTSEGDVVLFIDEIHTLVGAGGGQGAMDAANILKPALARGELRAIGATTLDEYQKYFEKDKALERRFQKVIVDEPDTESAISILRGIKDKYETHHKVRIKDEAIIGAVELSQRYITNRFLPDKAIDLMDEAAAKLRMEINSKPEELDVLDRKIMQLEIEIEAIKRENDETKLKSLNADVANLKEERNEISAKWLSEKAIVDAVQQLKTDIENYKIEADKAERNGDYGKVAELRYGKIKEAQEALEKQQEILANQSENALIKEEVTYDDIAEVVAKWTGVPVTKMIQSEREKLLQLENELHKRVVGQEEAIEAVSDAVRRSRAGLQNPNKPIGSFLFLGTTGVGKTELAKALAGYLFDDENAMTRIDMSEYQERHSVSRLVGAPPGYVGYDEGGQLTEAVRRKPYSVILLDEIEKAHPDTFNVLLQVLDEGRLTDNKGRVADFKNTIIIMTSNMGSHIIQEKFENMKGDIHTTMELAKVEVLGLLKQTVRPEFINRIDDITLFTPLSTDDIKKIVKIQLNNVKKMIAEQNITFDATDEAIDYLAVKGYQPEFGARPVKRVIQKEVLNQLSKEILAGKISTDSIILLDAFDNKLVFRNQSDLTEN is encoded by the coding sequence ATGAATTTCAACAATTATACAACAAAATCACAAGAAACCATACAACAAGCACAACAGTTAGCGCAAAGTTATGGTAATCAACAAATAGAAAATGAGCACATATTTAAAGCATTATTAATTATTGATGAAAATGTGTTGCCTTTTACATTAAAAAAACTCAACATTAATATTAATGTTGTCCAACAAATTTTAGATAAACAACTAGAAGGATTTCCTAAAGTTTCTGGTGCAGAGTTAATGCTTTCTCGTGAAGCAAATAAAACATTAACTGAAGCTGCTATTATTGCTAAAAAAATGAATGATGAATATGTTTCTATAGAACATTTAATCATTGCTATTTTTAAATCGAAAAGTCAAATAGCACAGGTATTAAAAGATCAAGGAGTTACTGAAAAAAGCTTAAAAGCTACTATTGAAGAATTACGAAAAGGCGAAAGAGTTACTTCTCAAAATGCTGAAGAAACGTATAATTCTTTAAATAAATATGCGAATAACTTAAATAAATTAGCGCAAGACGGAAAACTAGATCCTGTAATTGGACGTGATGAAGAAATTCGTCGTTTATTACAAATTTTATCACGTAGAACTAAAAATAACCCTATTTTAGTTGGTGAACCTGGTACTGGTAAAACTGCTATTGCTGAAGGTTTAGCGCATAGAATTATTAGAGGAGATGTTCCTGAAAACTTAAAAGATAAAATTATTTTTTCTTTAGATATGGGAGCCTTAATTGCAGGAGCTAAATTTAAGGGGGAGTTTGAAGAGCGTTTAAAATCGGTTGTTAAAGAAGTAACAACATCTGAAGGAGATGTTGTTTTATTTATTGATGAAATTCACACCTTAGTTGGTGCAGGTGGCGGTCAAGGAGCAATGGATGCTGCAAATATTTTAAAACCCGCATTAGCTCGTGGAGAATTACGTGCAATTGGTGCTACAACTTTAGATGAATATCAAAAATATTTTGAAAAAGACAAAGCTTTAGAGCGTCGTTTTCAGAAAGTTATTGTTGATGAACCTGATACCGAAAGTGCTATTTCTATTCTTCGCGGAATTAAAGATAAATACGAAACACATCATAAAGTACGTATTAAAGATGAAGCTATTATTGGTGCTGTTGAGTTATCACAACGTTATATTACCAATCGCTTTTTACCAGACAAAGCGATTGACTTAATGGATGAAGCAGCTGCTAAATTACGAATGGAAATTAATTCTAAACCAGAAGAATTAGATGTTTTAGATCGTAAAATAATGCAATTAGAAATTGAAATTGAAGCTATTAAACGCGAAAATGATGAAACAAAACTAAAGTCTTTAAATGCAGATGTAGCTAACCTTAAAGAAGAGCGTAATGAAATTAGCGCCAAATGGTTATCTGAAAAAGCTATTGTAGATGCTGTTCAGCAATTAAAAACGGATATTGAAAATTACAAAATTGAAGCTGATAAAGCTGAACGTAATGGAGATTACGGTAAAGTTGCAGAGTTGCGCTATGGTAAGATAAAAGAAGCTCAAGAGGCACTTGAAAAACAACAAGAAATCTTAGCTAACCAAAGCGAAAATGCATTAATAAAAGAAGAGGTTACCTACGATGATATTGCAGAGGTTGTTGCTAAATGGACAGGAGTTCCTGTGACAAAGATGATACAATCTGAACGTGAAAAATTATTACAATTAGAAAATGAATTACACAAACGTGTTGTAGGTCAAGAAGAAGCTATTGAAGCTGTTTCTGATGCTGTTCGACGATCTAGAGCAGGACTGCAAAACCCTAACAAACCTATTGGTTCTTTCTTATTTCTAGGTACAACAGGTGTTGGTAAAACAGAGTTAGCAAAAGCGTTAGCAGGTTATTTATTTGATGATGAAAATGCAATGACTAGAATTGACATGAGTGAATATCAAGAACGTCATTCTGTAAGTCGTTTAGTTGGTGCACCTCCTGGTTATGTTGGTTATGATGAAGGGGGACAATTAACAGAAGCTGTTCGTCGAAAACCTTATTCTGTTATATTATTAGATGAAATTGAAAAAGCACATCCAGATACGTTTAATGTATTATTACAAGTATTAGATGAAGGTAGATTAACAGATAATAAAGGTCGTGTTGCTGATTTTAAAAACACCATTATTATTATGACATCTAATATGGGAAGTCATATTATTCAAGAAAAATTTGAGAATATGAAAGGTGATATTCATACAACAATGGAACTAGCTAAAGTTGAAGTTTTAGGTTTACTAAAACAAACTGTTAGACCAGAATTTATTAATAGAATTGATGATATTACATTGTTTACTCCGTTATCTACAGATGATATTAAAAAAATTGTAAAAATACAGTTGAATAATGTTAAAAAGATGATTGCTGAACAGAACATAACATTTGACGCTACAGATGAAGCTATTGATTATTTAGCTGTTAAAGGCTATCAACCTGAATTTGGAGCTCGCCCGGTTAAACGGGTAATTCAAAAAGAAGTGTTAAATCAATTATCTAAAGAAATTTTAGCAGGAAAAATAAGTACAGATAGTATCATATTATTAGATGCTTTTGATAATAAACTAGTTTTCAGAAATCAATCTGATTTAACAGAAAACTAG